AAAGCAATTAAAAAAATGGAGGTGGAGTTATGTATTTTAAGTCAAGTGTATCCTCCAGGGTTGTAGTACTAATCGTGCTGATTTGTTTTATCGCCACGATCGGTTTGATGGGTTGCAGCAAGAAAGCGGAGGAAAAGGCTCAAGCGAGTGTGATCAAAGTTGGCTGGATTGCGCCGTTTTCCGGCAACTATGCCTGGGCAGGCGAGTACTTGCTGAACGGGGCGAAACTGGCCGCCGAGGAAATTAACGCCAAAGGCGGGGTCAACGGGGTAAAAATTGATATTGTTTATGAAGATGACGGCGGAGATCCGACGAAATCTGTAAATGCTACCATTAAACTCATTGAAAAGGATAAAGTAAACATCATCATGGGGCCGTTTAACAGTTCCTGCACCCTGGCCAATATGAAGGAAACGGAACGGCGGCAGATGCCCCAGATCACATTCTCCCTAAGCCCCGTTATAACCAAGCAAAATAACCAATGGATCTTCCGGATGAGTCCCTCTGACGAAGTGACAATGACCAGCATACTGGAATACGCCGTAAAGGTTCAGGGCAAGAAAAATATTGCATTCTTGACCGATACGACTGATTATGGGACAGGCGGGTATATTGTTGGGGCTCCTTATCTGGAGAAAAACGGGCTGAAGCCTTTAACCAACGAAAAATTTAATATTCCGGATAAAGATTTCACAGCCCAGCTTCTCAATATAAAAAAGGCAAATCCTGATGCTCTATTACTGCACGGCGATGAAGCGGACTGCGGCCTGATCGCCAAGCAGAGAATACAGCTGGGAATGAAAGACCTGGAGATCATTGGCGGGCTGCCCTTGACAGGAACCAAATACCTTGAAACAGGCGGCGCCGAGGCAGTAGAGGGAACAATTGTGGCCACCTCATTCCTGGCCTCCAATCCTAGCCCCAAAGTGCAAGATTTTGTAAAGAATTTCACCCAAAAATATGGGTATGCTCCCGAAGCTCGCTGCGCTGCTGCTTATGACGGCATGTATATCCTGGCGGAGGCACTCAAGCACAGCCAAGGAAAGATTGACAATATATCACTGCGTGACGCTATTCGCAAGGTACAGAACATGGAAGGCGTACAGGGAGTGTTTAATTTCGACGAGGTTGGAGAAGGACTGCATACTGTCTTGAAAGGAATCTACCGCAGCGGAAAAATAGAATTCTTGGCCAAGTAGCGGATACCAAAAGCATAGAAGCCGGGGGAGATACGGCCTATCTCCGGATAGCGGGGAATCGATATCTTCTCCGGCTTTTATCTACGACTTCGTAAACTATGAGGAAAGGATGAAAGGCAGAATGAATTCCTTCCAGATGTTCGCGCAACAGGTTATTGGCGGTCTTGCTATCGGAAGCATGTATGCCCTTATCGCCCTTGGGTTCACTCTGATTTATTCCGGAATGAGGGTCGTGAACTGGGCCCAGGGGGAATTCTTTATGGTCGGGGCATATGTGGGTCTAACCGCTTATGTTTCGTGGAAGTGGCCGTTTTTTCTGGCGTTTCTCTTCAGTGCCGCGGTGATGTTCGTTGCCGGCTTGATCACGGAAAGGGTTGCCATTAAGCCGGTCAGGAGGGCGATTGACCTTACCCTGTTGATGATTACCATTGGCATCAGCATTGTGGTGAAGCAGCTGGCTATCCTGATCTGGTCACCGATTGGCGCGTCTTTTCCATCGGTATTTGGAGATGCCCCATATGAGTTTTTAGGATTATATGTGGTTCCCGAGGATGTCTGCGTCTTTTTGATCGGCATTCTGTTGATGCTTGTTCTTTATCTGCTGTTGTTTAAGACCAAACTGGGAATGGGTATGCGCGCTGTCGCTCAGTCCAGGGATACGGCGGCGATTATGGGCGTAAACATTGAGAGGATAGATTTGTTAACCTTTGGCGTGGCTATTGCTCTCGCCGCGGCAGCGGGGGTAATAATGGCTCCCCTGGCTTATGTTGAGCCCGCCATGGGAGCTTCGGTGGGCATTAAAGGTTTTGTGGCCTCCGTGCTGGGGGGGTTCGGTAATCTCTTTGGCGCTATTTTTGGCGGGTTGTTCCTGGGCCTGGCCGAGACAATTGGGGCCTACTTTATTTCTTCGGGATACAAGGATGCGATAGCCTTCAGCATTTTAATAATCGTTTTAGCCTTTAAACCAACAGGTTTATTCTATAGAAAGTCGCAAAGGTAGGTGAAACGAATGGCAAGATTGGCTGAATTGGTGGAAACGATAAAAATAAAAAAATGGCTGGGTGTTCTGTTGCTGCTGGCAGTGCTGTTGATGCCATATATTGCCGATTCTTACTGGCTTCACGTGCTGATCATCGTGGCCGTGTATATTATTTTGGCAATAGGACTGAACATGCTGACAGGTGTCACCGGATTGCTTTCTATAGGGCATGCGGCTTTTTTCGGGATTGGCGCGTATACCTCCGCGCTGCTGGCGATTAAACTTAATCTCTCCTTTTGGATAACCCTGCCCCTGGCGACGATACTTGCAGGAATTCTTGGCCTTCTTCTCAGCCTGCCGTGCCTGAGGCTGAAAGGGCCTTACCTTACAATAACAACTATCGGGTTCGGGCAGATCATCTATACTTTTTTCGTGGAATGGAGAGAACTAACCAAAGGACCGATGGGTTTAACGGGTATTCCCTCTCCTAAAATAGGAAGCTTTTCAATTGCCAGCAGCCAGGCGTACTATTACCTGATTTTAGTCTTTGTTTTCTTGGCCATATTTGTGGCGATGAGAATTGAGAACTCCATCTATGGAAGATCGATGAAGGCTATCAGGGATGATGAGTTATCCGCCGAGATTTCAGGAGTTAACGTCATCTATTATAAAATGTATGCCTTTGCGCTGAGCGCTGTCTATGCGGGTTTGGCAGGCGGTCTTTATGCGCATTACCTTTGCTTTTTAAGCCCGGACAGTTTTACTTTTGATTTTTCCACAATGATGCTGATGATGATTTTGATCGGCGGACTTGGTTCCGTGCAAGGGGCAATTATCGGCGCATTCATTGTGGCGCTTCTTCCGGAAATGTTGCGGGAATTCAAGATGTACCAGATGATAATCTACGGGCTTCTTCTCATTTTGGGGATGATTTACATGCCTAAAGGAATTGTACAACTATACCATAATGTTGTCGGCGCATTAGGACGCAAGGATAGTGACGGGCAGATTTCTAG
This region of Peptococcaceae bacterium genomic DNA includes:
- a CDS encoding branched-chain amino acid ABC transporter permease codes for the protein MNSFQMFAQQVIGGLAIGSMYALIALGFTLIYSGMRVVNWAQGEFFMVGAYVGLTAYVSWKWPFFLAFLFSAAVMFVAGLITERVAIKPVRRAIDLTLLMITIGISIVVKQLAILIWSPIGASFPSVFGDAPYEFLGLYVVPEDVCVFLIGILLMLVLYLLLFKTKLGMGMRAVAQSRDTAAIMGVNIERIDLLTFGVAIALAAAAGVIMAPLAYVEPAMGASVGIKGFVASVLGGFGNLFGAIFGGLFLGLAETIGAYFISSGYKDAIAFSILIIVLAFKPTGLFYRKSQR
- a CDS encoding ABC transporter substrate-binding protein is translated as MYFKSSVSSRVVVLIVLICFIATIGLMGCSKKAEEKAQASVIKVGWIAPFSGNYAWAGEYLLNGAKLAAEEINAKGGVNGVKIDIVYEDDGGDPTKSVNATIKLIEKDKVNIIMGPFNSSCTLANMKETERRQMPQITFSLSPVITKQNNQWIFRMSPSDEVTMTSILEYAVKVQGKKNIAFLTDTTDYGTGGYIVGAPYLEKNGLKPLTNEKFNIPDKDFTAQLLNIKKANPDALLLHGDEADCGLIAKQRIQLGMKDLEIIGGLPLTGTKYLETGGAEAVEGTIVATSFLASNPSPKVQDFVKNFTQKYGYAPEARCAAAYDGMYILAEALKHSQGKIDNISLRDAIRKVQNMEGVQGVFNFDEVGEGLHTVLKGIYRSGKIEFLAK
- a CDS encoding branched-chain amino acid ABC transporter permease encodes the protein MARLAELVETIKIKKWLGVLLLLAVLLMPYIADSYWLHVLIIVAVYIILAIGLNMLTGVTGLLSIGHAAFFGIGAYTSALLAIKLNLSFWITLPLATILAGILGLLLSLPCLRLKGPYLTITTIGFGQIIYTFFVEWRELTKGPMGLTGIPSPKIGSFSIASSQAYYYLILVFVFLAIFVAMRIENSIYGRSMKAIRDDELSAEISGVNVIYYKMYAFALSAVYAGLAGGLYAHYLCFLSPDSFTFDFSTMMLMMILIGGLGSVQGAIIGAFIVALLPEMLREFKMYQMIIYGLLLILGMIYMPKGIVQLYHNVVGALGRKDSDGQISRATKQ